From the Colletotrichum lupini chromosome 10, complete sequence genome, one window contains:
- a CDS encoding centromere binding protein B — MSDHDHTQDVHHDAAHELHHPSQQPDVLPGGPDPDVTGSPVGGTPKERHSLTLDQRRALRRWANAQTIRPSHKACIDWFYAQYGQHISQSTVSHSLSPKYSRLDGDNPQLSGSRLRFGNWPDVEKLVLRWYQQVQATGRHPTNEELGEKAKAIFTALPRYKDETPPEFSPGWIHRFKKRYGLLIRRQRRHGDGGINPAEDIAYLADCVPRLMALSAETSPAAIREAILRALGVEASLQVCALVRDEVLRRLSAGGPATTNPMSPTSAVQHTPDPHSADTSLVGPPPPPPPPGSDTPMYGDEDPDIVLQNALRQLQQEEAEAEATAAAAREEREQRERAQGTAAAALATPAVQRVVSASNRFMPSTPELNLTPIKNDDPVSANERPLRCPFCVNQRMLRTIKEAVEHMSTHVVV, encoded by the coding sequence ATGTCGGACCACGACCACACCCAAGATGTACACCACGACGCCGCCCACGAACTCCACCACCCCTCACAACAACCCGACGTCCTCCCCGGCGGCCCGGATCCGGACGTCACCGGCAGCCCCGTCGGCGGCACACCCAAGGAGCGTCACTCCCTCACCCTCGACCAACGACGCGCCCTCCGCCGCTGGGCCAATGCCCAGACAATCCGCCCCAGCCACAAGGCCTGCATCGACTGGTTCTACGCCCAGTATGGCCAGCACATTTCCCAGTCCACCGTCTCCCACTCCCTGAGTCCCAAATACTCCCGCCTCGATGGCGACAACCCCCAGCTGAGCGGCAGCCGCCTGCGCTTCGGCAATTGGCCCGACGTCGAGAAGCTCGTCCTGCGATGGTACCAGCAGGTCCAGGCCACCGGCCGCCACCCGACCAACGAGGAGCTCGGCGAGAAGGCCAAAGCAATCTTCACCGCCCTCCCGCGCTACAAGGACGAGACGCCCCCCGAGTTCTCCCCCGGCTGGATCCACCGCTTCAAGAAACGCTACGGCCTGCTCATACGCCGCCAGCGCCGCCACGGCGACGGCGGCATCAACCCGGCCGAAGACATCGCCTACCTCGCCGACTGCGTGCCCCGCCTCATGGCCCTCTCCGCCGAGACCTCCCCCGCCGCCATCCGAGAAGCCATCCTCCGCGCCCTCGGCGTCGAAGCGAGCCTCCAAGTCTGCGCCCTCGTCCGCGACGAGGTCCTCCGCCGCCTGAGCGCCGGCGGACCCGCGACGACGAATCCCATGTCCCCGACCTCGGCCGTCCAACATACCCCCGACCCCCACAGCGCCGACACAAGCCTCGTcggcccgccgccgccaccacccCCGCCGGGAAGCGACACGCCCATGTACGGCGACGAGGACCCGGACATTGTCCTGCAGAACGCGCTGCGCCAGCTGCAGCAGGAGgaggccgaggccgaggcgACGGCGGCCGCGGCGAGAGAGGAGCGCGAGCAGCGGGAGCGCGCGCAGGGGACCGCCGCGGCGGCACTTGCGACGCCCGCCGTGCAGAGGGTCGTGTCTGCGTCGAACCGGTTCATGCCGTCTACGCCGGAGCTGAACCTGACGCCCATCAAGAACGACGACCCGGTCTCGGCCAACGAGAGGCCGCTGCGGTGCCCGTTCTGTGTGAACCAGCGTATGCTCAGGACGATTAAGGAGGCTGTCGAGCATATGTCTACGCACGTTGTTGTCTAG
- a CDS encoding thymidylate synthase: protein MAPAAVESTNMSVSENPTKQNGASPAKRHEEYQYLDLVREILEEGEHRPDRTGTGTYSIFAPTPLKFSLNKNGEPLLPLLTTKRVFLRAVIAELLWFVEGNTSSLALSEAGVKIWDGNGSREFLDSVGLSHREVGDLGPVYGFQWRHFGAEYVDSKTDYTGQGVDQLAEVIHKLKTNPYDRRILLSAWNPADLKKMALPPCHMFAQFYVSYPRARGATPANEEKPKGHLHCQLYQRSCDMGLGVPFNIASYALLTHMIARACDLVPGSLTHVMGDAHVYADHVDALKVQLEREPRDFPLLEINNREPGCSIDGWKVEDFVVKGYEPHKTIAMKMSV from the exons ATGGCACCAGCAGCTGTCGAATCCACAAACATGTCTGTTTCCGAGAACCCTACGAAGCAGAATGGCGCTTCCCCTGCCAAGCGCCACGAGGAATACCAGTACCTCGATCTCGTTCGCGAGATCCTCGAGGAGGGCGAGCACCGTCCGGACAG AACTGGCACCGGCACCTACTCAATCTTCGCCCCGACTCCTCTTAAGTTCTCCCTCAACAAGAACGGCGAGCCCCTCCTGCCCCTCCTCACAACCAAGCGTGTCTTCCTCCGCGCAGTCATTGCCGAACTCCTGTGGTTCGTCGAGGGCAACACATCATCGCTCGCCCTGAGCGAAGCCGGCGTCAAGATCTGGGACGGGAACGGATCGCGCGAGTTCCTGGACAGCGTCGGCCTCTCCCACCGCGAAGTCGGCGACCTGGGCCCCGTGTACGGCTTTCAATGGCGCCACTTTGGCGCCGAGTACGTCGACTCCAAGACGGATTACACGGGCCAGGGCGTTGACCAACTGGCCGAGGTCATCCACAAGCTCAAGACGAACCCCTACGACCGCCGCATCCTCCTTAGCGCCTGGAACCCAGCGGATCTGAAGAAGATGGCGCTCCCGCCGTGCCACATGTTTGCACAGTTTTACGTGTCGTACCCGCGAGCCCGCGGCGCCACGCCCGCAAACGAGGAGAAGCCAAAGGGCCACCTCCATTGCCAGTTGTACCAGCGGTCTTGCGACATGGGACTCGGCGTGCCCTTCAACATTGCCAGCTACGCGCTCCTGACGCACATGATTGCGCGGGCGTGCGACCTGGTACCGGGAAGCCTCACGCACGTCATGGGCGACGCGCACGTCTACGCGGACCACGTGGACGCGCTCAAGGTGCAGCTGGAGCGGGAGCCAAGAGACTTCCCGCTGCTGGAGATCAACAACAGGGAGCCGGGGTGCAGCATTGACGGGTGGAAGGTTGAGGACTTTGTGGTCAAGGGGTATGAGCCGCATAAGACGATTGCCATGAAGATGTCTGTGTGA
- a CDS encoding EAP30/Vps36 family protein gives MFLKQIDLTTALRPSYLPDEVLLFVQDNVGLYEGKFKLPQQQNGQVYLTSHRICYVDKDEPRKHSVALDLKDIDRYEFYAGFLKSSAKITLIPKPIKRSSLQTRASAISTPGRNGAGSPARADGPYRPPPEPASAATWVCTICSFSNPVPSNFDPTTANIHTPLPPCLACGIKPTLAHVLKASISNATSRAPPATPSSPTVSSPLAMRPRSTSNRPDDNAGPPPPWPAASNINGGAPPKPSDPSATFQCPRCTFSNHPSLLSCEMCGAPLISQDLPQAVVTQVQTQRTESPGPVLTTSSPGQDTAENIKISFRGGGEKIFYERLKGALTQRKWLLQGAPPVPKSNRTIDDNGALVRAPAAVPERPKGVGIAGLEQRGLDMRKNNEVMIGSAFEDLDALMASAKEIVALAERFARQNGGTGAEANALLAESASQLGLVTTKDIVGGSSSETLYLSELSRNLAEFLTDDARGVLKKAGGIINLVDLWAMFNRARGGVELVSPMDFEKASQMWESLRLPVRLRKFKSGVLVVQSSDRTDETTIRALVSWLDDLHEFPPDKELAWDWRQFGRGVTARDAAERFGWSIGVAEEELEMAEERGVVCREDGIEGLKFWKNYIDVGDVKHRRRRKHREEDEVMKALRESGLM, from the exons ATGTTTCTAAAACAAATCGACCTCACGACCGCTCTCCGGCCTTCCTACCTACCGGATGAAGTCTTGTTGTTCGTCCAGGACAACGTCGGGCTCTATGAAGG GAAGTTCAAATTACCTCAACAGCAAAATGGTCAGGTGTACTTGACGTCCCACCGAATCTGCTACGTCGACAAGGACGAGCCGCGCAAGCACTCCGTTGCCCTAGATCTGAAAGACATTGATCGATACGAGTTCTACGCGGGGTTCCTGAAATCGTCTGCGAAGATCACCCTGATTCCCAAGCCAATAAAACGCTCGTCGCTCCAGACCAGAGCGTCTGCGATATCTACACCTGGGAGAAATGGCGCAGGGTCACCAGCTCGAGCCGATGGTCCCTACCGACCGCCGCCCGAACCGGCAAGCGCAGCAACCTGGGTTTGCACCATCTGCAGCTTCTCCAACCCGGTCCCGTCAAACTTTGACCCAACGACGGCAAACATACACACCCCGCTGCCACCATGTCTTGCTTGCGGCATCAAGCCGACGTTGGCGCACGTTTTGAAGGCTTCTATATCGAATGCGACCAGCCGCGCCCCGCCGGCCACCCCTTCGAGCCCAACAGTCAGCTCGCCCCTCGCGATGCGCCCTCGGTCGACCTCCAACAGGCCCGACGACAACGCGGGGCCTCCGCCTCCCTGGCCAGCGGCCTCGAACATCAACGGCGGCGCCCCACCGAAGCCATCAGATCCAAGCGCGACGTTCCAATGCCCTCGATGCACGTTCTCAAATCACCCGTCCCTGCTGTCATGCGAGATGTGCGGGGCACCCTTAATATCGCAAGATCTGCCCCAAGCAGTCGTCACCCAGGTGCAGACGCAAAGGACAGAGTCTCCAGGCCCGGTCCTCACGACGTCCTCGCCTGGCCAGGATACCGCCGAGAACATCAAAATTTCCTTCCGCGGAGGCGGAGAGAAGATATTCTACGAGCGGCTCAAGGGCGCGTTGACACAGCGCAAGTGGCTTCTGCAGGGCGCGCCGCCGGTACCCAAGAGCAATCGCACGATAGACGACAACGGCGCCCTCGTACGCGCACCCGCGGCGGTCCCCGAGCGTCCCAAGGGCGTGGGTATCGCGGGTCTGGAGCAGCGCGGGCTCGACATGCGCAAGAACAACGAGGTGATGATTGGCAGCGCGTTCGAGGACCTGGACGCCCTGATGGCCTCCGCCAAGGAGATTGTGGCCCTCGCGGAGAGGTTTGCGCGACAGAATGGCGGGACGGGCGCCGAGGCCAACGCTCTGCTAGCCGAATCGGCCAGCCAGCTCGGTCTCGTGACGACCAAGGATATTGTAGGCGGGAGCAGCTCCGAGACGCTGTATCTGTCCGAGTTGTCGAGGAATCTTGCAGAGTTCCTCACAGACGACGCGCGAGgcgttttaaaaaaggcggGCGGGATCATCAACTTGGTTGACCTGTGGGCCATGTTCAACCGCGCCCGGGGCGGCGTCGAGCTCGTGAGCCCCATGGATTTCGAAAAGGCCTCGCAGATGTGGGAGTCACTCAGACTGCCCGTCCGGCTGCGAAAGTTCAAGAGCGGTGTGCTGGTCGTACAGAGTAGCGATCGCACCGACGAGACCACCATCAGGGCGCTGGTGTCCTGGCTGGACGACTTGCACGAGTTCCCGCCGGACAAGGAGCTGGCGTGGGACTGGCGACAGTTTGGCCGCGGGGTGACGGCGCGGGATGCGGCGGAGCGGTTCGGCTGGAGCATTGGCGtggcggaggaggagctgGAGATGGCTGAGGAAAGGGGCGTGGTCTGTCGCGAGGACGGCATCGAGGGGCTCAAGTTTTGGAAGAATTACATTGATGTTGGCGACGTGAAGCACCGCCGGCGCAGGAAGCACCGCGAAGAGGACGAGGTCATGAAGGCGCTTAGAGAGAGTGGGTTGATGTGA
- a CDS encoding SH3 domain-containing protein: MLIPTMNRESMSRNRFSDHLLTVPHLMQALRRSIKGEKDNAKVNIAPKSAVAIVPPKKVIRALYDYEAQSNQELSFSRGDFFHVIGRENDPDWYEACNPALPDARGLVPVAFFQALGRTERDSGQSDGAMPRPPTMSPTISKNPDHDSGYAEAAPPPGAMQSPPATQPTQRMSRSGSRSGAMVYGIVMYDFVAERADELEAKAGEAIIVIAQSNPEWFVAKPIGRLGGPGLIPVSFVEIRDMATDTAVGDASGAIKKAGIPKVEEWKKMAADYKNSSITLGKFDNGAPQQGSIEQGMERMSLQQGGRTSSQNGANYQQQQQQQASYQQSRNSQQAAQPSPYAKPASQLYAPISARIPRYCFAEDKYWFVIEAVLEDGRHWELSRYYEDFYDFQIALLTEFPAEAGNTGTQKRTLPYMPGPVNYVTDQITEGRLHNLDAYVKNLLAQPAYIARCTLVKQFFAPREGDYEMDPNAPSDEYRLSGGSQPSSNESPADAASRQSSKNNLNGNGYGAQQRAMGQPGMNRQPSSLSQSQPSPAIGQGQVQAMKIKLYFNGDLIAIRVATDISFQQLYDKIVDRLKIPVGEEVQLFYKDEPTGDKPNLMSDNDLDYALQRNEKLLLYVEQV, translated from the exons ATGCTCATACCCACGATGAATCGCGAATCAATGTCCAGAAATCGGTTTTCCGATCACTTACTGACAGTCCCTCACCTTATGCAGGCCCTCCGTCGGTCCATCAAGGGCGAAAAGGATAATGCCAAAGTCAACATTGCCCCCAAGTCTGCTGTTGCTATTGTCCCCCCAAAGAAG GTTATCCGAGCCCTATACGATTATGAAGCCCAGTCCAACCAAGAGCTGAGCTTTTCGCGCGGCGACTTCTTCCACGTCATCGGCAGAGAGAACGACCCCGACTGGTACGAAGCCTGCAACCCAGCACTGCCCGACGCCCGCGGCCTCGTACCTGTAGCCTTTTTCCAAGCATTAGGCCGAACCGAAAGAGATAGTGGCCAGTCCGACGGTGCTATGCCCCGGCCACCAACCATGTCTCCGACAATTTCCAAGAACCCCGATCACGATTCCGGCTATGCCGAGGCTGCGCCGCCTCCCGGCGCAATGCAATCACCACCCGCAACTCAGCCGACGCAGCGTATGTCTAGGTCCGGCAGCAGGTCCGGCGCGATGGTCTATGGTATCGTCATGTACGACTTTGTTGCAGAGCGCGCCGACGAGCTGGAGGCTAAGGCTGGTGAGGCCATCATCGTCATTGCTCAATCAAACCCCGAATGGTTTGTCGCCAAGCCTATCGGCAGATTGGGAGGACCCGGCTTGATACCCGTATCTTTTGTCGAAATACGCGATATGGCGACGGACACCGCTGTCGGAGACGCCTCCGGGGCAATCAAGAAGGCCGGCATCCCCAAGGTCGAAGAATGGAAGAAGATGGCGGCCGACTACAAGAATAGCAGCATCACACTGGGCAAGTTCGACAACGGTGCACCGCAACAGGGCTCCATCGAGCAAGGAATGGAACGCATGAGTCTTCAACAAGGCGGGCGCACCAGTTCACAGAACGGTGCCAACTAT cagcagcagcagcagcaacaagctAGCTACCAGCAATCACGCAACTCTCAGCAAGCTGCTCAACCCAGTCCTTACGCCAAACCAGCGTCGCAGCTTTACGCTCCCATCTCAGCCCGTATTCCGAGGTATTGTTTTGCGGAAGACAAGTACTGGTTCGTCATTGAAGCAGTGCTGGAGGATGGCCGTCACTGGGAATTGTCCAGATACTACGAGGACTTCTACGACTTCCAGATTGCCTTGCTCACCGAGTTCCCGGCCGAGGCAGGAAACACCGGCACGCAAAAGCGTACACTCCCATACATGCCTGGTCCGGTAAACTATGTGACAGATCAAATCACGGAAGGCCGGCTACACAACCTAGATGCCTACGTTAAGAACCTCCTCGCGCAGCCTGCCTACATTGCAAGATGTACCCTCGTCAAGCAATTCTTCGCCCCCAGAGAAGGCGACTACGAGATGGACCCCAATGCGCCGAGCGACGAATACCGACTATCGGGCGGCTCGCAGCCTTCATCGAACGAATCACCAGCAGATGCGGCTTCACGACAATCCTCCAAGAATAACTTGAATGGCAATGGTTACGGTGCTCAGCAACGAGCGATGGGCCAGCCCGGAATGAACCGGCAGCCGTCATCTCTGTCGCAGTCACAGCCTTCTCCTGCCATCGGCCAGGGTCAAGTTCAAGCCATGAAGATCAAGCTCTACTTCAACGGCGATCTCATCGCGATCCGGGTTGCGACAGACATTTCCTTCCAGCAGCTGTACGACAAGATTGTGGACAGGCTCAAGATCCCAGTAGGCGAGGAAGTCCAGCTCTTCTACAAGGACGAACCCACCGGCGACAAGCCCAACCTCATGAGCGACAACGACTTGGACTACGCCTTGCAAAGGAACGAGAAGCTCCTCCTCTACGTCGAGCAGGTCTAA
- a CDS encoding GANP/Nin1/mts3/eIF-3 p25 family protein, translating to MAGAICRGLSHNTSGTVSGWFEEGIGGRVRSYFKDRLLLGLKELNQQLLCQASVYLSRNTTAPRRSNGRVEGELDIEGGMSPTHYSDSPLLLLAVCIRVLATRHKGTVWLGSPLLLPEIPHTGHRHFVTALTFHGFFPTSLHLSPLPPPPPHLRLFDISTPFSKYSRSILTALTMMPTSWPPAPPPGVAYGAPPANYAYPPIQARQSFGQYPPPPAAPAYSTSPPPLAAPFDQAAPVAPAPAPRKVEWPPSVRDYVQRSFLPHNMDPSVPRPEIEAKLKETISQHMENGTLESTDWEKMPFPSDLIRNERQSQLNSAMNVSSPFASRYDGSMSANPKKRKSSDFTPDEKSSAVPWRTTNSNRSNALEDRITFASPDKRANLDEPLPKSSKFQKQLEKRQRRFDGGYKSSYRSPSPPPSDGPVVGTSETLEKRYLRLTAPPVASMVRPERVLHKTMDLLKKKWKKEGNYSYICDQLKSMRQDLTVQRIKNDFTVTVYELHARIALEKGDLGEYNQCQTQLRTLYAKGLKGNPIEFKAYRILYFIHTANRTGLNDALADLTTAEKEERPIKHALQVRSALALGNYHKFFQLYLDTPNMGAYLMDMFVVRERLAALCNICKAYKPDVKLRFITEELGFESDVDAAQFIVDYNGQHLLEERQESIALLTGKAGALFDSARSEAFRKALICGLIPPRFLFLLLFSYRQFHNIGFLVTSLRIIAFYLAARPPLMALTLTHSSTQRGHVRLFLSKTALDEGCDACAKVAPPLMTTDVTGLVLVLGSGGFIGMIPVRPASAEATGWRLSGKYMESISMTARWRLEFVLDVCIYVTPL from the exons ATGGCAGGGGCTATTTGCCGCGGTTTGTCGCATAATACGTCAGGGACAGTCTCGGGCTGGTTCGAGGAGGGGATCGGAGGCCGGGTTCGCAGCTATTTCAAGGA TAGATTGTTGTTGGGGCTGAAGGAACTCAACCAACAGCTTCTATGCCAGGCGTCAGTTTATCTCTCTCGTAACACAACTGCCCCACGGAGAAGCAACGGTCGAGTGGAGGGGGAACTGGACATTGAAGGTGGGATGTCGCCGACCCACTATAGCGATAGTCCCCTTTTGTTGCTAGCGGTGTGCATCAGG GTTCTGGCCACAAGGCACAAGGGCACTGTTTGGCTCGGATCCCCACTATTATTACCTGAAATCCCGCACACGGGCCACCGTCATTTTGTTACCGCCCTCACCTTTCACGGCTTCTTCCCAACCTCACTTCATCTTTCCCCCcttccaccaccaccaccgcatCTTCGACTGTTCGACATTTCCACGCCTTTTTCA AAATATTCAAGATCGATCCTCACAGCCCTCACAATGATGCCCACTAGCTGGCCTCCGGCACCGCCTCCAGGCGTTGCCTACGGAGCACCTCCCGCCAACTATGCTTACCCTCCCA TCCAGGCTCGACAAAGCTTCGGCCAGTATCCTCCCCCACCCGCTGCACCTGCCTACAGTACTTCGCCGCCTCCCTTGGCTGCTCCCTTCGACCAAGCTGCTCCTGTTGCTCCTGCCCCGGCTCCACGAAAGGTTGAATGGCCACCCTCCGTCCGCGATTACGTCCAACGGTCTTTCCTGCCTCACAACATGGACCCCTCCGTGCCACGCCCCGAGATTGAAGCCAAGTTGAAGGAGACCATTTCCCAGCACATGGAGAACGGCACTCTCGAGTCAACCGACTGGGAGAAGATGCCATTTCCCTCCGATCTGATCCGAAACGAGCGCCAATCCCAGCTCAACTCCGCTATGAACGTCTCATCTCCATTTGCATCGCGATATGATGGTTCAATGTCTGCCAACCCCAAGAAGAGAAAGTCGTCTGATTTTACCCCGGATGAAAAGTCTTCTGCCGTGCCTTGGCGTACTACTAACAGCAACCGATCCAACGCACTGGAAGACCGAATCACCTTCGCCTCCCCCGACAAACGCGCCAACCTCGATGAGCCACTGCCCAAGTCAAGTAAGTTCCAGAAGCAGTTGGAGAAACGTCAACGCCGCTTCGATGGCGGCTACAAATCCTCGTACCGATCGCCTAGCCCTCCGCCCTCTGATGGACCCGTCGTCGGCACCAGCGAAACTTTGGAGAAGCGCTACCTGCGTCTGACCGCTCCTCCCGTGGCCTCCATGGTTCGGCCCGAGCGCGTCCTTCACAAGACGATGGATCTCCTGAAGAAGAAGTGGAAGAAGGAGGGCAATTACTCTTACATCTGCGACCAGCTGAAATCCATGCGGCAAGATCTGACAGTGCAGCGGATCAAGAACGACTTTACAGTCACCGTTTACGAACTCCACGCTCGAATTGCGTTGGAGAAGGGGGACCTTGGTGAGTATAATCAGTGCCAAACCCAGCTGCGTACTCTGTACGCAAAGGGACTGAAAGGAAACCCCATCGAGTTCAAGGCATATCGCATTTTGTACTTTATTCACACTGCCAACCGTACCGGCCTGAATGATGCCTTGGCAGATCTAACCACAGCAGAGAAGGAGGAGCGACCCATCAAGCATGCGCTCCAGGTGCGGTCCGCTCTTGCCTTGGGTAACTACCACAAGTTCTTCCAGCTTTACCTGGACACCCCTAACATGGGTGCGTACCTCATGGACATGTTCGTCGTTCGTGAGCGTCTAGCTGCTCTGTGCAACATTTGCAAAGC ATACAAGCCAGACGTAAAGTTACGGTTCATCACGGAGGAACTCGGCTTCGAGTCCGACGTTGATGCGGCTCAATTCATTGTCGACTACAATGGTCAGCATCTGCTCGAGGAACGACAAGAGTCTATTGCTCTCTTGACCGGCAAAGCCGGAGCCCTCTTCGACTCCGCCAGAAGCGAGGCTTTCCGCAAG GCTTTGATCTGTGGACTCATTCCTCCTCGTTTCCTCTTTCTTCTCTTGTTTTCCTACCGACAGTTTCACAACATTGGC TTCTTGGTTACGAGCTTACGAATTATCGCTTTCTACCTCGCTGCCCGCCCCCCTCTGATGGCATTGACGCTTACGCACAGCTCCACGCAGCGGGGACATGTTCGGTTGTTTCTCTCGAAGACAGCGCTGGATGAGGGGTGCGATGCTTGCGCAAAAGTGGCTCCGCCGCTGATGACGACCGACGTTACCGGCTTGGTGCTGGTCTTGGGCTCTGGGGGCTTTATAGGCATGATACCCGTTCGCCCTGCCTCAGCAGAGGCAACAGGATGGCGTTTGAGCGGAAAATACATGGAATCTATCTCCATGACGGCTAGATGGCGACTGGAGTTTGTTCTGGACGTTTGCATATACGTCACTCCGCTTTAA
- a CDS encoding prolyl oligopeptidase — protein sequence MRVAKEFTPEVLLSAPRRGAAVPSPDGKLILYTQSTHSFDDNKTLKEVRLMHVESGASDQLTDDDNVHDALWLPGTASDIVYLKSGDKGTTQIWIANGAEPAREHYVAAEYDAPISALKVKALGDASVGFVVAGLVGPDGSLFNDKTEEKRSTGRIFDDYHIRRWNELIKPHKYALWYSTLVNAHGKWGVAGELQNAIKGSRLEAPSGMYDVSDPTDAFDVSEKGITFIAEDTGLKPEDAGASHVYYVPLTSFSAAASAKPRPLVMGISEAKAHYSNVRFSPDGSKIAFLHEPLDNPADARLYMGHTASFGAYDVHKMIFGNGPSLPPKGFEFAGSSDAIFLQTEDCGRVKLSHVELRHDAEATTLTSSGVVSAFYPLKEGSYDKVLVTSNSFLDSSLWQIIDVSLNTAPKTVSSATKHGAKYGLSHSMVSEFWYEGEGDNIVHSFIIKPANFDKTKKYPWILLPHGGPESSWTDSWSTRWNMALWAQQGYVLIAPNIAGSTGYGVDFTARIYRSWGGAPFQDLVRLMDHLQQVPYLDQDRAVVAGASYGGYMISWMNGHDLIRRFACSIWHDGIFSLPVFMLQSDVVDGGPDFGGPPFLWDNAEEMERWNPARPELLRNWRHAPPTLIIHSEKDYRCPITEGIAAYNTLMCQGVKTRFLTFDDECHWVLNPENSMVWHKTVFDWMARFTGERRDKVTKYQDIR from the exons ATGCGCGTGGCAAAGGAATTCACCCCCGAGGTGCTCCTGAGCGCACCCCGCCGCGGCGCCGCCGTCCCGAGCCCGGACGGCAAGCTCATCCTCTACACCCAATCCACCCACAGCTTCGACGACAACAAGACCCTCAAGGAGGTCCGCCTCATGCACGTCGAGTCCGGCGCCTCCGATCAGCTCaccgacgacgacaacgTACACGACGCCCTGTGGCTGCCTGGCACAGCGAGCGACATCGTCTACTTGAAATCCGGCGACAAGGGCACCACCCAGATCTGGATCGCCAACGGCGCCGAGCCGGCCAGGGAGCATTACGTCGCTGCAGAGTATGATGCGCCCATCAGCGCCCTCAAGGTCAAGGCGCTGGGTGATGCGAGTGTCGGCTTCGTCGTTGCTGGGCTGGTAGGGCCCGACGGGTCTCTGTTCAATGACAAGACCGAGGAGAAGAGGTCCACGGGGCGAATCTTTGACGATTACCACATCAGGCGT TGGAACGAACTGATCAAACCTCACAAATACGCCCTCTGGTACTCGACTCTCGTCAACGCGCACGGCAAATGGGGCGTCGCAGGCGAGCTCCAAAACGCCATCAAGGGAAGCCGTCTCGAGGCGCCGTCGGGCATGTACGACGTCAGCGACCCGACGGACGCGTTCGACGTCAGTGAGAAAGGCATCACCTTCATCGCAGAGGACACCGGGCTGAAGCCGGAGGACGCGGGCGCCTCCCACGTCTACTACGTCCCGCTCACGTCGTTCTCGGCCGCCGCGAGTGCCAAGCCCAGGCCGCTTGTCATGGGCATATCGGAGGCCAAGGCGCATTACTCCAACGTGAGGTTCTCGCCCGACGGCTCCAAGATTGCATTTTTGCACGAGCCGCTCGACAACCCCGCGGACGCGAGGTTGTATATGGGCCACACGGCGTCCTTTGGCGCTTACGATGTGCACAAGATGATCTTTGGCAACGGGCCGAGCTTGCCGCCCAAGGGGTTCGAGTTCGCGGGCAGCTCTGATGCCATCTTTTTGCAGACGGAAGACTGCGGACGGGTGAAGCTGTCGCACGTGGAGCTCCGTCACGATGCAGAGGCGACGACACTGACGTCGAGCGGCGTCGTCTCGGCTTTCTACCCTCTCAAGGAGGGCAGCTATGACAAGGTCCTGGTGACGAGCAATAGTTTCCTTGACAGCAGCCTGTGGCAGATTATCGACGTCTCGTTGAACACGGCGCCAAAGACTGTGTCGTCGGCTACGAAACACGGCGCAAAGTACGGGTTGTCTCACAGCATGGTCTCTGAGTTTTGGTACGAGGGCGAAGGCGACAACATTGTGCACTCCTTCATCATCAAGCCGGCAAATTTTGACAAGACCAAAAAGTACCCTTGGATTCTCTTACCTCACGGTGGGCCGGAATCGTCTTGGACGGATTCATGGTCGACAAGG TGGAACATGGCCCTTTGGGCCCAACAAGGCTACGTCCTCATCGCGCCAAACATAGCAGGCAGCACAGGCTACGGCGTCGACTTCACAGCCCGCATCTACCGCTCCTGGGGCGGCGCTCCCTTCCAAGACCTCGTCCGCCTCATGGACCACCTGCAACAAGTCCCCTACCTCGACCAGGACCGCGCCGTCGTCGCGGGCGCCTCGTACGGCGGGTACATGATCTCCTGGATGAACGGGCACGACCTGATCCGCCGCTTCGCCTGCTCCATCTGGCACGACGGGATTTTCAGTCTGCCTGTGTTCATGCTGCAGAGCGACGTCGTCGACGGCGGGCCCGACTTCGGGGGGCCGCCCTTTTTGTGGGATAATGCCGAGGAAATGGAGCGGTGGAACCCGGCGCGGCCGGAGCTGCTGCGGAATTGGAGGCACGCGCCGCCGACGTTGATCATTCACAGCGAGAAGGATTACAGGTGTCCTATCACGGAGGGGATTGCTGCGTACAATACGCTCATGTGCCAGGGCGTCAAGACGAGGTTCTTGACGTTTGATGATGAGTGTCATTGGGTGCTGAACCCTGAGAACTCAATGGTTTGGCACAAGACTGTTTTTGACTGGATGGCGAGGTTTACCGGGGAGCGCAGG GACAAAGTGACAAAGTACCAAGATATCAGATGA